In Triticum aestivum cultivar Chinese Spring chromosome 5B, IWGSC CS RefSeq v2.1, whole genome shotgun sequence, the following proteins share a genomic window:
- the LOC123110781 gene encoding uncharacterized protein — protein sequence MQACVESHSNPLLFMVSETTARINPFAPAVDPASAAMGDPDSPETTASDDSGAPTVVAPSPSPPALLPAALSADAAAAAGSVAAPPAAPPPVVTVASSVLQTIDIRRHVPVTLDLLAGNYAQWRRHFDTAIGMFGLRDHVDAVAVPRFDDPDWAMADHAVVHWLNTTVAPDLLDAVMAQEDTALTVWTAIDDIFRDNQLARAVYIDAEYHAVVQGDLTIMQYCTKLKVYADQLRDLGQPMTEPRQVFHLLRGLTASSTAPSRTSRRSRRCRRFSRRAPSSFSKSTGTSRPRASRARTRSSPGVAPGRPLPPHLLPPCRA from the coding sequence ATGCAAGCGTGTGTTGAATCCCATAGCAACCCTCTCCTCTTCATGGTATCAGAGACCACCGCCCGGATCAATCCCTTTGCTCCGGCCGTCGATCCCGCTTCCGCCGCTATGGGCGACCCCGACTCCCCCGAGACTACGGCCTCTGACGACTCTGGCGCTCCCACCGTCGTTGCGCCGTCTCCGTCCCCTCCTGCTCTGCTTCCAGCCGCCCTCTCCGCCGACGCTGCTGCCGCGGCTGGCTCTGTTGCTGCCCCGCCTGCTGCCCCGCCGCCCGTGGTCACCGTCGCTTCGTCTGTTCTCCAGACCATCGACATTCGCCGCCACGTCCCTGTCACTCTTGACTTGCTCGCCGGCAACTACGCGCAGTGGCGGCGCCACTTCGACACCGCGATCGGGATGTTCGGTCTCCGCGATCATGTGGACGCCGTCGCCGTCCCGCGCTTCGATGACCCTGACTGGGCGATGGCGGACCACGCCGTTGTCCACTGGCTCAACACCACCGTTGCGCCTGATCTGCTGGACGCTGTGATGGCGCAGGAGGACACCGCCCTCACCGTCTGGACGGCCATCGACGACATCTTCCGGGACAATCAACTTGCCCGGGCCGTCTACATTGACGCCGAGTATCACGCCGTGGTGCAAGGCGATCTGACGATCATGCAGTACTGCACCAAGTTGAAGGTGTACGCTGATCAGCTCCGGGACCTCGGCCAGCCGATGACGGAGCCGCGGCAGGTCTTCCATCTACTGCGCGGCCTCACCGCCAGTTCCACGGCGCCATCCCGCACATCACGGCGCAGTCGCCGCTGCCGTCGCTTCTCCAGACGCGCTCCTTCCTCCTTCTCGAAGAGCACCGGAACGAGCAGACCGCGCGCCTCCAGGGCGCGCACGCGCTCTTCGCCGGGCGTGGCGCCAGGCCGCCCCCTTCCTCCCCACCTGCTGCCCCCCTGCCGTGCCTGA